A single genomic interval of Hydractinia symbiolongicarpus strain clone_291-10 chromosome 8, HSymV2.1, whole genome shotgun sequence harbors:
- the LOC130655790 gene encoding ferredoxin-fold anticodon-binding domain-containing protein 1-like, with translation MLDKVTDTSACTCSNPSLLIVGEGNFSFAKDIATFNKFLSIYATSYDPKEVISSDEETCFNVNFLKHCSNVKVQHGVDATNLSAYFPDKEFCVIVFNFPHVGGKSNIKKCRALLHNFFISASSHLCGNGHISLALCRGQGGTPADIPRRLYGNSWQVVTQACKAGMILVDVFPFDETLMQHYRQAGYRGNLNKGFITMQGLIHIFTRGKPLIHSPPYNTRMEMKNQCSVLECIKPLMKSSNLSTVNVLMNKLDALLSKTVETLLSSQFSSINYLDGDSITKVKKHLDGNFTLFVHIAPVLQRLIKNKECAVFSYYSYNKSTKLAPWYHSISHDYMLAANTSHLTITVKELKDFLLSNLCNVLLQNVACEVITCVCGEPQENNCTCVCGTNLLAPIVKNKDTSTTYNEMAVIDFIDDLSPVFWTTQKPTVSISQKDELSGEVVYKTIPPCEYELCTLEENYFNAKDKEIIGDTSYLVDNFSVSKVVVNGLCIATVFFKDELLILTFHANELFFACYGVKDLRYLWTVDDLFYEQLLSHLDTDLKNDAITPLKTDIERRIKYPMCFRHDLCFWLDENSDEKKLYNAISWVCKDIIHSVRLLKVLRHEESGCVSYCYRIIYCRVDGPLTRQDTVLMQNNLRKLLLENGFQLR, from the exons ATGTTAGATAAAGTTACAGACACATCAGCCTGCACCTGCAGCAACCCTTCACTTCTCATAGTTGGCGAGGGAAACTTCTCTTTTGCTAAAGACATTGCTACTTTTAACAAGTTTTTATCAATATATGCAACATCTTATGATCCAAAAGAAGTGATATCTTCAGATGAAGAAACTTGTTTTAATGTAAACTTCTTAAAGCATTGTTCTAACGTAAAAGTTCAACATGGTGTGGATGCTACCAACCTGTCTGCATACTTCCCTGACAAAGAATTTTGTGTAATAGTATTCAACTTTCCACATGTTGGTGGTAAATCTAATATAAAGAAATGCAGAGCATTACTTCATAACTTTTTTATAAGTGCCTCTAGTCATCTTTGTGGCAACGGTCATATCTCTTTGGCACTGTGTCGTGGACAAGGTGGTACGCCTGCTGATATTCCACGACGGCTATATGGTAATAGTTGGCAAGTTGTTACACAAGCATGCAAAgcag GGATGATTCTTGTAGACGTTTTTCCATTCGATGAAACCTTGATGCAACATTATCGACAAGCTGGCTATCGTGGAAACTTAAACAAAGGCTTTATCACCATGCAAGGTTTAATTCACATTTTTACAAGAGGAAAGCCTTTAATCCACAGTCCCCCTTACAACACAAG GATGGAAATGAAAAATCAATGTAGTGTTTTAGAATGTATCAAGCCTCTTATGAAGTCATCAAATCTCTCGACagtaaatgttttaatgaataAGTTGGATGCTTTGTTATCTAAGACTGTGGAAACTCTACTTAGTTCTCAATTTAGCAGTATTAATTATCTGGATGGAGATTCAATAACTAAAGTTAAAAAGCACCTGGATGGTAACTTTACTTTGTTTGTGCATATTGCACCTGTTTTGCAAAGactgataaaaaataaagagtgtGCAGTTTTCTCGTATTATTCTTACAATAAATCCACTAAATTGGCACCTTGGTATCATAGCATATCTCATGACTATATGTTAGCTGCAAACACGTCTCATTTAACTATTACTGTTAAAGAACTTAAAGATTTTCTCCTGTCGAATTTATGTAATGTGTTGTTACAGAATGTTGCATGTGAGGTCATTACATGTGTTTGTGGTGAACCACAAGAAAATAACTGCACTTGTGTTTGTGGAACCAACCTGTTAGCTCCCATCGTAAAAAACAAGGACACCTCTACAACTTACAATGAAATGGCTGTCATAGATTTCATTGATGACTTGTCACCTGTGTTTTGGACGACTCAGAAACCCACAGTTAGTATTTCACAAAAGGATGAATTATCCGGTGAGGTAGTTTATAAAACAATTCCTCCTTGTGAATATGAATTATGTACACTAgaggaaaattatttcaatgctAAAGATAAAGAAATAATTGGAGATACTTCTTACTTGGTGGACAATTTTAGTGTATCCAAGGTTGTTGTGAATGGTCTTTGTATAGCAACTGTCTTTTTCAAGGATGAATTGCTGATTTTAACATTTCATGCAAACGAATTGTTTTTTGCATGTTATGGTGTCAAAGATTTGCGTTACCTATGGACTGTTGATGATTTATTTTATGAGCAGCTGCTATCACATTTA GATACTGATTTGAAGAACGATGCCATTACTCCTCTAAAGACTGATATAGAGAGAAGAATAAAGTACCCAATGTGTTTTCGACATGATTTGTGTTTCTGGCTGGATGAGAAttctgatgaaaaaaaattatacaatgcCATCAGCTGGGTATGCAAAGATATAATACATAGTGTGCGTTTACTCAAAGTGTTGAGACATGAGGAGAGTGGTTGTGTAAGTTATTGTTATAGAATTATATACTGTCGCGTTGATGGACCCTTGACTCGCCAAGATACTGTTTTAATGCAGAACAatttaagaaaattattattgGAAAACGGATTTCAACTGCGTTGA